From the Anguilla anguilla isolate fAngAng1 chromosome 6, fAngAng1.pri, whole genome shotgun sequence genome, one window contains:
- the msl2a gene encoding E3 ubiquitin-protein ligase MSL2a isoform X1 produces the protein MNPVNATALYVSVFRSVLQCDPQDPQSFGELFKLLPFFKQSLSCLVCGNLLKDPMAPTNSSCQHCVCKACKGKKMNLRQSCSWCKDYEQFEENKQLSILVECYKKLFEYIAESSLAHHITSSAENCPEVLELLKEGLSLTEKGPDEPCVSLPSSLSHSPSPSASETDCGTQPEASADLLEPLSETRVLPTSPDRLDDCFGIGEDQSAASSVPSPESVSTREGLEPQSFPSSLPVDINACGEDVGCCGGSLLLTVEEVLQSLDPSPTVAEGPETLPGGLGNSFFHPSPAPDPKALAPCHPQPPPSSRISCSAATPKTAWPNRKRSRSESDSEKVQPLPIANIIQGPPKMAEVAPVMVKQEPSIQAQPTATVTNGSMPNVSKLLLVSSKCIRKNNDHGAKKLYTKSRQTVPKTKDKSKDRHPGNSFESGSANKAVCKKPPEKKGCKCGRATQNPSVLTCRGQRCPCYSNRKACLDCICRGCQNSYMANGEKKLEAFAVPEKALEQTRLTLGINVTSIAVRNAGANGSVLNMSASSPVTAFLAASSREGSIFDENLDMRF, from the exons ATGAACCCGGTGAATGCCACCGCACTGTATGTTTCCGTTTTTCGTTCGGTGCTGCAGTGCGACCCTCAGGACCCACAGTCCTTTGGCGAGCTGTTTAAGCTCTTGCCTTTCTTCAAGCAGTCCCTGTCCTGCCTTGTTTGcg GGAATTTACTAAAAGATCCAATGGCTCCAACCAACTCATCTTGCCAGCACTGTGTTTGTAAAGCTTGTAAAGGCAAAAAGATGAATTTGAGGCAGTCATGCAGCTGGTGTAAGGACTATGAGCAGTTTGAAGAGAATAAGCAGCTTTCTATTCTGGTGGAATGTTACAAGAAGCTCTTTGAGTACATTGCAGAGTCTTCCTTGGCGCATCATATCACTAGTTCTGCTGAAAACTGTCCAGAGGTCTTGGAACTGCTGAAAGAGGGGTTGTCGTTGACTGAAAAAGGGCCGGACGAGCCCTGCGTCTCGCTGCCTTCCAGTCTGTCGCATTCTCCGTCACCTTCAGCCTCCGAGACGGACTGCGGCACTCAGCCGGAGGCGTCTGCAGATCTCCTGGAGCCTCTTTCTGAGACGCGGGTTCTCCCGACCAGCCCCGACAGGCTGGATGACTGCTTTGGGATTGGCGAAGACCAGTCGGCAGCCAGCAGTGTGCCTTCCCCAGAGAGCGTCTCCACCCGAGAGGGCCTGGAGCCACAGAGCTTCCCCAGCAGTTTGCCGGTTGACATCAATGCGTGTGGAGAGGATGTTGGGTGCTGTGGCGGAAGCCTCCTACTGACCGTGGAGGAGGTGCTGCAGAGCCTCGACCCCAGCCCTACGGTTGCAGAAGGACCCGAAACCCTCCCGGGGGGACTCGGTAACAGCTTTTTtcacccctcccctgccccagaCCCCAAGGCGCTCGCTCCCTGCCACCCTCagccgcccccctcctccaggatTTCCTGCTCAGCGGCCACGCCCAAGACCGCATGGCCAAACCGCAAGCGGTCCCGGTCTGAGAGTGACAGCGAGAAGGTCCAGCCCCTGCCCATCGCCAACATTATCCAGGGGCCTCCAAAAATGGCGGAAGTGGCACCTGTGATGGTTAAACAGGAACCCAGTATCCAGGCGCAGCCAACAGCGACAGTTACCAATGGGAGCATGCCCAACGTTAGCAAGTTGTTGCTGGTGTCCAGCAAGTGCATTAGGAAGAACAATGACCATGGGGCCAAGAAGCTTTACACAAAGTCCAGACAGACCGTTCCCAAGACAAAGGACAAGTCGAAAGATCGTCACCCCGGCAACAGTTTTGAGTCGGGGAGCGCCAACAAAGCGGTATGCAAGAAGCCCCCGGAGAAGAAGGGCTGCAAGTGCGGCCGGGCCACCCAAAACCCAAGTGTTCTTACGTGCCGCGGCCAGCGGTGCCCATGCTACTCCAACCGCAAGGCCTGCCTGGACTGCATCTGCCGGGGCTGCCAGAACTCCTACATGGCAAACGGTGAGAAGAAGCTTGAGGCCTTCGCCGTGCCCGAGAAGGCCCTGGAGCAGACCCGGCTCACCCTGGGCATCAACGTCACCAGTATAGCGGTGCGGAACGCGGGCGCGAACGGCAGCGTTCTCAACATGTCGGCCAGCTCGCCCGTCACAGCCTTCCTAGCCGCCAGCTCGCGAGAGGGCAGCATTTTCGATGAGAATCTGGACATGAGGTTTTAA
- the msl2a gene encoding E3 ubiquitin-protein ligase MSL2a isoform X2, translating into MAPTNSSCQHCVCKACKGKKMNLRQSCSWCKDYEQFEENKQLSILVECYKKLFEYIAESSLAHHITSSAENCPEVLELLKEGLSLTEKGPDEPCVSLPSSLSHSPSPSASETDCGTQPEASADLLEPLSETRVLPTSPDRLDDCFGIGEDQSAASSVPSPESVSTREGLEPQSFPSSLPVDINACGEDVGCCGGSLLLTVEEVLQSLDPSPTVAEGPETLPGGLGNSFFHPSPAPDPKALAPCHPQPPPSSRISCSAATPKTAWPNRKRSRSESDSEKVQPLPIANIIQGPPKMAEVAPVMVKQEPSIQAQPTATVTNGSMPNVSKLLLVSSKCIRKNNDHGAKKLYTKSRQTVPKTKDKSKDRHPGNSFESGSANKAVCKKPPEKKGCKCGRATQNPSVLTCRGQRCPCYSNRKACLDCICRGCQNSYMANGEKKLEAFAVPEKALEQTRLTLGINVTSIAVRNAGANGSVLNMSASSPVTAFLAASSREGSIFDENLDMRF; encoded by the coding sequence ATGGCTCCAACCAACTCATCTTGCCAGCACTGTGTTTGTAAAGCTTGTAAAGGCAAAAAGATGAATTTGAGGCAGTCATGCAGCTGGTGTAAGGACTATGAGCAGTTTGAAGAGAATAAGCAGCTTTCTATTCTGGTGGAATGTTACAAGAAGCTCTTTGAGTACATTGCAGAGTCTTCCTTGGCGCATCATATCACTAGTTCTGCTGAAAACTGTCCAGAGGTCTTGGAACTGCTGAAAGAGGGGTTGTCGTTGACTGAAAAAGGGCCGGACGAGCCCTGCGTCTCGCTGCCTTCCAGTCTGTCGCATTCTCCGTCACCTTCAGCCTCCGAGACGGACTGCGGCACTCAGCCGGAGGCGTCTGCAGATCTCCTGGAGCCTCTTTCTGAGACGCGGGTTCTCCCGACCAGCCCCGACAGGCTGGATGACTGCTTTGGGATTGGCGAAGACCAGTCGGCAGCCAGCAGTGTGCCTTCCCCAGAGAGCGTCTCCACCCGAGAGGGCCTGGAGCCACAGAGCTTCCCCAGCAGTTTGCCGGTTGACATCAATGCGTGTGGAGAGGATGTTGGGTGCTGTGGCGGAAGCCTCCTACTGACCGTGGAGGAGGTGCTGCAGAGCCTCGACCCCAGCCCTACGGTTGCAGAAGGACCCGAAACCCTCCCGGGGGGACTCGGTAACAGCTTTTTtcacccctcccctgccccagaCCCCAAGGCGCTCGCTCCCTGCCACCCTCagccgcccccctcctccaggatTTCCTGCTCAGCGGCCACGCCCAAGACCGCATGGCCAAACCGCAAGCGGTCCCGGTCTGAGAGTGACAGCGAGAAGGTCCAGCCCCTGCCCATCGCCAACATTATCCAGGGGCCTCCAAAAATGGCGGAAGTGGCACCTGTGATGGTTAAACAGGAACCCAGTATCCAGGCGCAGCCAACAGCGACAGTTACCAATGGGAGCATGCCCAACGTTAGCAAGTTGTTGCTGGTGTCCAGCAAGTGCATTAGGAAGAACAATGACCATGGGGCCAAGAAGCTTTACACAAAGTCCAGACAGACCGTTCCCAAGACAAAGGACAAGTCGAAAGATCGTCACCCCGGCAACAGTTTTGAGTCGGGGAGCGCCAACAAAGCGGTATGCAAGAAGCCCCCGGAGAAGAAGGGCTGCAAGTGCGGCCGGGCCACCCAAAACCCAAGTGTTCTTACGTGCCGCGGCCAGCGGTGCCCATGCTACTCCAACCGCAAGGCCTGCCTGGACTGCATCTGCCGGGGCTGCCAGAACTCCTACATGGCAAACGGTGAGAAGAAGCTTGAGGCCTTCGCCGTGCCCGAGAAGGCCCTGGAGCAGACCCGGCTCACCCTGGGCATCAACGTCACCAGTATAGCGGTGCGGAACGCGGGCGCGAACGGCAGCGTTCTCAACATGTCGGCCAGCTCGCCCGTCACAGCCTTCCTAGCCGCCAGCTCGCGAGAGGGCAGCATTTTCGATGAGAATCTGGACATGAGGTTTTAA